In Neoarius graeffei isolate fNeoGra1 chromosome 15, fNeoGra1.pri, whole genome shotgun sequence, a single genomic region encodes these proteins:
- the ccl44 gene encoding chemokine (C-C motif) ligand 44 — protein sequence MLLQTIFMLSATVFFGYLEGKGVQMQRDVQCCMQYSQQNVRTKDVLKFEVQTEGPDCSIKAIILYTKKVVKCADPRDRKVKRLLKKLRQRAKTHKSMQVLPQRHLPVMAKIQ from the exons ATGTTGCTGCAGACCATCTTCATGCTCTCTGCAACTGTTTTCTTTGGATATCTGGAAG GGAAGGGTGTTCAGATGCAGCGGGACGTTCAGTGTTGTATGCAATACTCACAGCAGAATGTGCGGACCAAAGACGTTCTTAAGTTTGAGGTGCAGACAGAGGGGCCAGACTGCAGCATAAAAGCCATCAT ATTGTACACTAAGAAGGTGGTGAAGTGTGCAGACCCCAGGGACAGGAAAGTGAAGAGGTTACTAAAGAAACTGAGGCAGAGAGCCAAAACCCACAAATCCATGCAGGTTCTGCCACAAAGACACTTGCCTGTCATGGCAAAG ATCCAGTAA
- the pole4 gene encoding DNA polymerase epsilon subunit 4, whose translation MATGVAVSVCASEPEFERSEEEVRRNEPEEEHALQHTGPAPGPQHRLAKLPLSRIKALMKADPDVSLASQESVFIIAKATELFVEMIAKDALVYAQQGKRKTLQRKDLDNAIEAADEFAFLEGTLD comes from the exons ATGGCTACAGGAGTAGCGGTGAGTGTTTGTGCCTCAGAGCCGGAGTTTGAGCGGAGTGAAGAGGAAGTGCGGAGGAATGAACCCGAGGAGGAGCACGCCTTACAGCACACCGGGCCTGCCCCGGGCCCTCAACACCGCCTCGCCAAATTACCCCTGTCCCGCATTAAAGCCCTCATGAAGGCTGACCCGGACGTGAGCCTGGCGAGTCAGGAGTCCGTGTTCATCATAGCTAAAGCCACG GAGCTGTTTGTGGAAATGATAGCCAAGGATGCACTTGTTTATGCACAGCaaggaaaaaggaaaacattACAGAGGAAAGATCTAG ACAATGCTATTGAGGCAGCAGATGAGTTTGCATTTCTAGAGG GTACCTTGGACTAA